Within Plasmodium reichenowi strain SY57 chromosome 3, whole genome shotgun sequence, the genomic segment AAATATGTTCTTCAATTTCATcctattttattatatgtttttaaaaaataatgtttcaaaattataattatttttaaatagtTTATTTTCgtatttaaataaattattcattcaaaaatatatcaatcTATACAATGAgaattttttctatttaaGTTAATGTTcttcttatatattaaaaggcaaaaataaaaaattaattaaaataaatttcgtgccttttaatttttaacattttatatgtgaaaaaaataaccacaaaaaaaaatatatatatatatataattatataaattaatataagataatatagttaatataatatatatatattcctttttatattattaaacaattatcctttttcaatttcttttttatattgtatagaaaaaaaaaaaaaaaataaaaaaacatacagtgaataaaaatgatagaattatttaacaacaaaataatatatgtgaatatataagattctcttatatatttattttttttttttttaccattatatgaaataagAAATTTTTTCAGAAAACATGAATTATAACAACAATTCTTTTATACCCCCAACCCATGTGGTTAAGAACATATGTAATAAATGATTAAGAAGAAATGAAATCATATAGAcaaaaatacatataacaaataaatataaatacatataaaatgtgttatttatgtaaaattttctttttttgttttttatttttatcagACACAAGTGCAAAAACTAAGTTCTTTCTTATTAAAAGCTCGTcagataaaaatatagcGATTTCGTTGAATTACAACATTTGGGCAACAACAccaaaaaatgaatataaatttgtTTCAGCGTTTATGGtattaagaaatataatatatttaaaaaatatatatatatatatatatatatttttttatttatttattttcacTTATATTGTAGGAACATGATTATGTCATATTAGTTTTTTCAGTTAACGGTAGTTCGAAATTTTGTGGTTATGCGATTATGCAATCCAagtaattatttttttttaattattttatatattttttttttttataattttatttttaataaaataaatataaaaattattaaaactgttcctacatttattattatttacatttttttgtcctttttatgtatttataaaaatgtagaCCCGGAGAATCAAAGAATAATAAcgtttatttttattatgacAATAAGGTGTTTAGAGGAAAAAACTTTGACATCCAATGGATACGAGTGTAACAcgaaaaaattatataactatgtataaatataaataaataaataaatatatatatatatatatatatatatatcttatccttttttataagtcttatatattttattttatatcatatatatattttttttaatacacCCATAATTATAGTGTCGATGTGCCCTTTCAAGAAGTAGCCCATTTGAAGAACAGCCTGAATGAATACAAACCAATTAAAGTTGGAAGAGATGGACAGGTAAatattgaaatatataaccaTTTCTCgtaaaaataagaaaaaagacaataaaatattatgaacgAGTCATGTAAAAattgaataaaaatatgaacatgCAAGGCATATTGTACGtaaacattattatatatatatatatatatatatatatatatgtatatatatatgtatctTTTTGTGtgtgaatatttttttttttaggaAATAGAACAAATGGCTGGTATTCAGTTATGTGAAGCATTTGAATCGAATTTTATTAAGATTAACAATAACATAACGTAAGTAGCAATATAAAGaatgaataaattataaaacgtatgatatatattatatatatatatatatatatatatatatatatatatatatatatatatatatatatatatgtgtgtatatatatatatatatttttatatattatttattttttcccttTTAGAGATACGAATACCAAACCAAACATCCCCCCTATGTATAATATGAACACAAACAACTATGTAGATAGTCCAAACATGAATGAAAATATTGATATGATAAAACTATATCCTTATAACAACAACTTTaacataaattataataattttcgTAACTTATATGAAGAGTCtcaatataatttatttaatttttataatccagctttacatatatttcCAATAGATCTTACGAATATGAATtatgatgaatatatatatttatatgaaaaatcTCAGTTAGTTTGGCAACAAAAAATGTTACAAATGAAGGCCAATATGAATTGTATTAAgcaataataaaataagatcttttttttttttttttttcttttcttttcttttcttttttggttattctattttattttattctataatattatattttttttttcatttttttttttttttttttttttttttaaatgNNNNNNNNNNNNNNNNNNNNNNNNNNNNNNNNNNNNNNNNNNNNNNNNNNNNNNNNNNNNNNNNNNNNNNNNNNNNNNNNNNNNNNNNNNNNNNNNNNNNNNNNNNNNNNNNNNNNNNNNNNNNNNNNNNNNNNNNNNNNNNNNNNNNNNNNNNNNNNNNNNNNNNNNNNNNNNNNNNNNNNNNNNNNNNNNNNNNNNNNNNNNNNNNNNNNNNNNNNNNNNNNNNNNNNNNNNNNNNNNNNNNNNNNNNNNNNNNNNNNNNNNNNNNNNNNNNNNNNNNNNNNNNNNNNNNNNNNNNNNNNNNNNNNNNNNNNNNNNNNNNNNNNNNNNNNNNNNNNNNNNNNNNNNNNNNNNNNNNNNNNNNNNNNNNNNNNNNNNNNNNNNNNNNNNNNNNNNNNNNttttttttgttattttttttttttttatttttttattttttatttttttttttattttttttttttttttttttttgttttacatgtatatatatatatataatataaatttttttaataaaatcatACCTATACTGTTTTACttcttataaaaaaaaaaaatttttttttaatacgATATTATAcacaaaattataatatatatatatatttatatatatatatatatatatatatatatatatatatatttatatatatttatatattcatttatatacCTTTTCCCTTAATATGtgaattataaattatgaaacgtggaaaaaaatttatacattAAAAATTGAAAGTTTTCATACAGCATTTTTATATGgtttcaaaaaaaaaaaaaaaaaaaaaatatatcaaaatgtatcataatataatataatataatataatacatatagatataccaatttaaatattaaagcAAAAATGTTTATGTTTCCCCCACCAgcatattataatttctttcATTCATCTCATATATGGTAAAATTAATGGTGTCAAATATGTGGACTTGTAAATGatcaataaatatatcaggtaaaatacacatatcttgatttaaaaaaatgatttttttCGAGGGAACATATATGTCAAATATGAATGGACTATCTTTTAATTGTAGATTTTcaatataagaaatattatttgtttttaaataatttcgAATGGTAGActtatatatgttatatgGTTCTTCATTATCtctataatatatcatatttcTATTTGCATTTGTacatgtttttttttttttttttctttgatgttcttctaatttttttttcttgatATTTATAGCTTCCTCATAAAAGTTCgctatatttttatatttgaaacataataaatcaaaagaatataaatttttaatttttataagataaagtatttgtattaataattGATACCAATAAggttttatattattatttaataaatatatattaatttgattaaaaattttataaatttcatttatataattttctttttcctcattaagtataataagaaataaataacttataaaaaattcaaaactattattatacgTATTAAAAAGCATATTAATTTTGTTAATGAtctgttttattttttcatgtcctttaaacatttttatcatggtacataattttaataattcttctgcttcataattttgttttttatgTGATAAAAAATCCAGAAAGGATTTATAATCGGCTTGCTCCTGTTGATAATCATTGAAATCATTAGAATGGTCGGAATGGTTAATATAATCAAACATTTTCTTATGACCATATgtgatattattataagcATGATAATTCTTTAAGTTGTAATaactttttatatgatcAACACCTTTCAACATgtcatcattttttaaattacCATTATTAAttgaattattttcatccatacacattttattattatgacACATCaactttttatatatcatgtgaatataaaaaaattcatatttatttattatatcaaattcgtccatatatttaatatttttatttatccCATTAAAGGTGTTTCTGATCAtatcaaaattattacaaGGTATAATATGTAACTTATTAATATTAGATGAACTAACCATGTTATTCTTcctattattatcatttgaTTTAATTTCTCTTGTCTCCATTTTTGTGTCATCACCTACCGGTATAGAACAAATCGTATtaccatatatatataatactgtctcttttttttttattttttgctctcttaaataattatttaatgataataagaaacaatttttaaaaatatcaaGAACATCTTcattgttcatattatataaaattaacaTAATTATACAATCCATATCAAAATTAcaaacatttttttttgcagGGCAGGTCTCATTTTCTTCaagatttttttttttttttttttttttttctttatcattattaagTTCGTTCATACTATATCCAGATTTCAGATTAAACgaaatatattcatttatcGAAATTTTGATTTTCTCCTTACACATATgcataattttatttttttttttattaaaaagatcttctgaatatatatattccttCTTGTCCTTTTGTCTTAGGTGAGCATAATTTATATTCCTGAAAATatagaagaaataaaagtaatGATATATAGACATAGGTAATAGATGTTCATATTCAAAACACtggaaaaagaaatttataaaatgtaaatttttaatatcaaaaaatatatagttatctattattatcattaataataaattaataaaattatttaaacaATGGTATTCATATGgatatttcttttcataATTAGCTACATCtgataaagaaataatCTTTTTGTGTTTCTTATCTTTATGCTTAAACAAACAATCAAATGATTCTTTACATTTATTCTCtacaatattattttcaaaaaattccttttcttctttatatataaaattattatcaatttttttttttttaattaaaaatattttttttttttctttatctgGCTTCTTTTCATTTGATCGACATAAAAGGttactatatatatcatgttctctatcattataatgtatattatcatcattataatgtatattatcatcattataatgtatattatcatcattacAATACATATCATCTCcattacaatatatatcatcttcattacaatatatatcatcTTCATTACAATACATATCATCTTcattacaatatatatcatcTTCATCTATTCGTATACGttgattatttattttttttttttccctcAAAAATTGCTCCTCCATCTCTTTACCTCCATGATTTAATAATTGAGTCGTATGGTAATACATAGGGTCgtcattaaaaaaattatttacaCATTCGAAAAGATTAATTTTGGTATCACCACTTTTTATACTATAATGAACCTTATTTAAAAAGACACagaataattttattaattgtttatttatcataatgATCATACTCttatcaaaatatttatcaaaCATAAGGTTAGTCATTTGTCTTTTCTCTATTATAGTTCGGAAGGTTAAgaattcatatatttttatatagtcctgtttcatataatacaaCGAAATATCGcttaaatgaaaaatattgttattttgtaaataagaacaattattattatgtatcATATGATTCCCATAAAATGTATTGTACATGTATTCATTACTTGTATCATATGTAGTATTCTCTTTTTTGTTCTCTTGAATAGTATGTTCTAAACATAAcatttgtataattttcttttgtatatcattatatacaaaatgaGGATCCGTTTCAAAGTTGATAAGATTTTCATTATTCATGTCatcaaatatattcatataataattgttACTTTTAATagatttttctttttctctttgtttattcatatatgtcttataaaagatatacTGTCTccatgtatatataatcataataatatcattgAATGAAccattaataataatttttataataagaCTTTTTATCAATTTATCAAAACCATTTATTAAAGATTTATTTTGTTgtaagaaataaaataatttagataatattttttttaatatttttatattaaatctttccaaatttaatttatatatatataaaatatacttttgtaaaaaagaattataacaaaaaatatctGTATAATATGTTAATCTATCAGCAAaatgtaaattttttatatactttttttcAACAATATaagttttaaaaaaattattacatattgtaataaacgatgtatcatcatataattctaataattttatttgttttaaatatgttataaattCTTCTTCATATACTATATGTTTcttattatctttttttatctcgttcattaacatatatatatattcatctttaaataaattactAATAAAACTATTCCACAAAATATctatatgtattttttctttatgtaataaaatattttttattacttcCTTTGTACATttcctatatatattcttatataaatttaactcgctattattaattataatcTTCTCTTTTCTTAAAACCTTTCGACTGCtacataaattattattgaCATCCACAGGAGCTGTTAATACATTCATATCATTAataacataattattactactcatattattttttctatttatttccttctcatgtatataaaaggtattcttattatatgaaGTTAAAGAcgattttatattattgtaaaATGGAAGGGAACTCTTTTCactactattattattattattattattattattatataatatattatcattattcctattattatctttGATTCGtacattttctttatcttcATTCATCATGTTGAAATACATATCATCATTAATATGAGGATTTCcctttttattatcctctctttcatttatattatttttttcaaatttaTGGACacctttattttttaaaaaaaaacttatATTATCCTGTTCAACCATATCCAACTCTTCATTTCTTACACActtgttttttatttctatatcatcaaaattgtagaaaataaaatattctttctcatttttatttatccTAAACAAAttgtttataaaaatatttatttcctttttaattttattcctataattatattcatcttcataattattaacattttcTATCCCATTTTCATTTGTTctattattcatattattagaCACCGTCTGGTAATCATTTCTGTGTTTAATAAcattatacaaatataaattttttaaataaatatttatgtatcGAATTAAAAACATCAATTGATCTGTTGTTAATGTATGTCCATACTTTTCTAAACATTTCTCTATTCTTATTAATGAATAGttcatattaaaataaaacaaatgaaaataaaacaaatacTTTAAATTTATCATAGGAATATTCTTGctatgatatatatatttatcaaaatataatattatattcttataatcATTATCTTTACCATTcttataatgatataatacatataacatttttattatatcacTAACATCTTCATTCATGTATTTTTCACAATCCTTAAAGTCCCTCTCGTTACACTTTTGTAATTTATAATCAAGCCTTTTTATCAAACAGCCAATTTCGTCATCGAAACCtgttcataaaaaaaaaaaaaataaaaaaaaaaaaaaaaaaaaaaaaaaaaaaaaaaaaaaaaaaataaaaaaaataataaattttttttttttttttttttttttttttttttttttttttttttttttttttttttttttttNNNNNNNNNNNNNNNNNNNNNNNNNNNNNNNNNNNNNNNNNNNNNNNNNNNNNNNNNNNNNNNNNNNNNNNNNNNNNNNNNNNNNNNNNNNNNNNNNNNNNNNNNNNNNNNNNNNNNNNNNNNNNNNNNNNNNNNNNNNNNNNNNNNNNNNNNNNNNNNNNNNNNNNNNNNNNNNNNNNNNNNNNNNNNNNNNNNNNNNNNNNNNNNNNNNNNNNNNNNNNNNNNNNNNNNNNNNNNNNNNNNNNNNNNNNNNNNNNNNNNNNNNNNNNNNNNNNNNNNNNNNNNNNNNNNNNNNNNNNNNNNNNNNNNNNNNNNNNNNNNNNNNNNNNNNNNNNNNNNNNNNNNNNNNNNNNNNNNNNtatatatatatatatatatatataccataaaaatataacatagATATATAGTTATACAATtgtatattcatatatttttacctatataataaagatatataatttgtCTGCACATAAGAGAATCGTGTGTTATAgtatttttcttaattattttttttaatttatgaTAACACTTTTCTGTTTTCAATTTATTCAAGAAATTATTCCATAATTTGTTTTCATTCAACCTTGAAGGGATTGTATgatatatgttttttaaCAAACCCAGGTACtccttttttcttttcagTTCATTTAGgttatcatcataattgttaatataagatactattcttttaaatttgTTGTCTGCATCTTTTGATACTAAGGAATGTACTTGTCGAATTATCtgaaaattaaaatgttttttttaaaaaaggagtttatttaaatatatgccaacatatatatatatatatatatattatatatatgtctatttttatatatataacaatatattatccaTGTGCATTTATTCACgtatatatttcctttttctaACCTTAAATCTTATGATTGCTctcattattttattttaaaaaaaatcaatataaattcaaaggttcctttttatataacagTCTCTGTCCTTTTTAACTTCATTGAATTAACCTTAATCTTAATTGTTTgtatgtgtatatatatactatatttttcttaaaatataagactgtcaatataattttttttttttttctctctCATTTTAAATgacttttatttatgtatatattgaGTATTTTTACAAATGTACTGTGATCATATAGAATATaagaaagaagaaaaaaaaaaagaaaaattacATCATATAAGgtttaaatgtatatattagtaaaacacaaaaaaaaaaaaaaaaaaataaaataaaataaaaaaataatacataacacattatatatatatatatatataacaatacAAAACAAGTTAATATATTAGCAACAATATTTATCTAAATGATTCAAACAGTATCCATTTTTATACAATGACTTATACAtgtgtaatatatattcaaatagggtttattatgttttatatttaaataaatattcacATAACTTATGAAATCTAAAACATtcacaaaaaataaataaataaataaaataaaattataaataataaataataaataagtatataaatatatatataatacatatatatataaaggaagggttttatttatatttatttgttatttcTATAGTATTACcattttttgtaatttttttttttttttttttttttttttgttgaaACGATAACCTTTTAattcttataaatattcCTGTTTTCCctatatcattattattcctcacatatatatatatatatatatatatatatatatatatattaatttttggtattatttgtttttttatttattttcattttatatttaattttttttctggttaatatttttatatataattttcccaaaaaaatgaagagaAAATACAAAACATTTTAAGAGGCCAATGTGATTTAAGGGAAAATacaatatgaaaaaattaaatgtaatcaaaacataaaaaggaaaaaaatgCATTATgcttttttctttcttatatatattttttatattatatttttgcCATCGTATTCTAGAGGATTTATTACTCCTCAGATAAAAAGGCTTAATTGTGTATTATATGCagtaaaaagaaaaaaaaaaaaaaatccGAAACTGATTCATATTACTGTAAGTAGTGACAATGAGATAGGAAAGAAAGGtatttatacaaaaaaaaaaaaaaaaaatgacaaaatgtttatacataaacaaataaataaatatatatatatatatatatatatatatatatatatatatttatgtgtataATTTTCACACTTGCTAATAGGAGAAGTAAAACAAGTAAAATTATCTCATGCCTTTAATTACATTATACCTCAACGACTTGGATATAGAAGTACGACTGACGAATTAgtagaaaaagaaaaaga encodes:
- a CDS encoding hypothetical protein (conserved Plasmodium protein, unknown function), giving the protein MRAIIRFKIIRQVHSLVSKDADNKFKRIVSYINNYDDNLNELKRKKEYLGFDDEIGCLIKRLDYKLQKCNERDFKDCEKYMNEDVSDIIKMLYVLYHYKNGKDNDYKNIILYFDKYIYHSKNIPMINLKYLFYFHLFYFNMNYSLIRIEKCLEKYGHTLTTDQLMFLIRYINIYLKNLYLYNVIKHRNDYQTVSNNMNNRTNENGIENVNNYEDEYNYRNKIKKEINIFINNLFRINKNEKEYFIFYNFDDIEIKNKCVRNEELDMVEQDNISFFLKNKGVHKFEKNNINEREDNKKGNPHINDDMYFNMMNEDKENVRIKDNNRNNDNILYNNNNNNNNNSSEKSSLPFYNNIKSSLTSYNKNTFYIHEKEINRKNNMSSNNYVINDMNVLTAPVDVNNNLCSSRKVLRKEKIIINNSELNLYKNIYRKCTKEVIKNILLHKEKIHIDILWNSFISNLFKDEYIYMLMNEIKKDNKKHIVYEEEFITYLKQIKLLELYDDTSFITICNNFFKTYIVEKKYIKNLHFADRLTYYTDIFCYNSFLQKYILYIYKLNLERFNIKILKKILSKLFYFLQQNKSLINGFDKLIKSLIIKIIINGSFNDIIMIIYTWRQYIFYKTYMNKQREKEKSIKSNNYYMNIFDDMNNENLINFETDPHFVYNDIQKKIIQMLCLEHTIQENKKENTTYDTSNEYMYNTFYGNHMIHNNNCSYLQNNNIFHLSDISLYYMKQDYIKIYEFLTFRTIIEKRQMTNLMFDKYFDKSMIIMINKQLIKLFCVFLNKVHYSIKSGDTKINLFECVNNFFNDDPMYYHTTQLLNHGGKEMEEQFLREKKKINNQRIRIDEDDIYCNEDDMYCNEDDIYCNEDDIYCNGDDMYCNDDNIHYNDDNIHYNDDNIHYNDREHDIYSNLLCRSNEKKPDKEKKKIFLIKKKKIDNNFIYKEEKEFFENNIVENKCKESFDCLFKHKDKKHKKIISLSDVANYEKKYPYEYHCLNNFINLLLMIIIDNYIFFDIKNLHFINFFFQCFEYEHLLPMSIYHYFYFFYIFRNINYAHLRQKDKKEYIYSEDLFNKKKNKIMHMCKEKIKISINEYISFNLKSGYSMNELNNDKEKKKKKKKNLEENETCPAKKNVCNFDMDCIIMLILYNMNNEDVLDIFKNCFLLSLNNYLREQKIKKKETVLYIYGNTICSIPVGDDTKMETREIKSNDNNRKNNMVSSSNINKLHIIPCNNFDMIRNTFNGINKNIKYMDEFDIINKYEFFYIHMIYKKLMCHNNKMCMDENNSINNGNLKNDDMLKGVDHIKSYYNLKNYHAYNNITYGHKKMFDYINHSDHSNDFNDYQQEQADYKSFLDFLSHKKQNYEAEELLKLCTMIKMFKGHEKIKQIINKINMLFNTYNNSFEFFISYLFLIILNEEKENYINEIYKIFNQINIYLLNNNIKPYWYQLLIQILYLIKIKNLYSFDLLCFKYKNIANFYEEAINIKKKKLEEHQRKKKKKTCTNANRNMIYYRDNEEPYNIYKSTIRNYLKTNNISYIENLQLKDSPFIFDIYVPSKKIIFLNQDMCILPDIFIDHLQVHIFDTINFTIYEMNERNYNMLVGET
- a CDS encoding YTH domain-containing protein, putative; amino-acid sequence: MNYNNNSFIPPTHVVKNIYTSAKTKFFLIKSSSDKNIAISLNYNIWATTPKNEYKFVSAFMEHDYVILVFSVNGSSKFCGYAIMQSKPGESKNNNVYFYYDNKVFRGKNFDIQWIRVVDVPFQEVAHLKNSLNEYKPIKVGRDGQEIEQMAGIQLCEAFESNFIKINNNITDTNTKPNIPPMYNMNTNNYVDSPNMNENIDMIKLYPYNNNFNINYNNFRNLYEESQYNLFNFYNPALHIFPIDLTNMNYDEYIYLYEKSQLVWQQKMLQMKANMNCIKQ